The Pyricularia oryzae 70-15 chromosome 5, whole genome shotgun sequence genome includes a region encoding these proteins:
- a CDS encoding kinetochore protein ndc-80, with translation MSQDQGLWSVRRARETLGNLNLNSAIPQPPSAMKRSSSITGQGAPYTAGHSRSLSGSRQSLAMSRPSQPVFQRTSTGASAGEFGLSSVKRPSSYQNHTSTFSNSKGLTPGGRASVDNRDRRSSVYQPRAGGAAPSGGHQSFFQQAPQPAGVPKDPRPLKDRSYQNRIGQELLDYLTQHNFELDMNHNLSQNVIKSPTQKDFNYIFQWLYNRIDPSYKFMKNIDQEVPPLLKQLRYPYEKGITKSQIAAVGGQNWSTFLGMLHWMMQLAQMIEGFALNRYADACLEAGVDTVGDHITFDFLSAAYAEWLGMDDSVSEEEADRLLKPHIEEMEAAFEQANAKHFEELRMLEAENARLLKEVDDLQKSTPDPAILDQHFKIMEEDKVKFEEYNQLAIQRSEKYENRIQVLQEELEKVMVELAEAEEERRSLQKAVDDQGISMQDIDRMASERERLQKTIESAGQRLEDVKRKVSEKELEASQKLEELERMVDRYNTVAYQIGLIPATAVNAKGQDLELHVTVNSGPSFSGSSASASQLKGSYTGGSMENERLLVDPVTGYQPAHVLSLDLRGQVRSMLTSLRKEISERRGQAMDTMMKDHDLLDSIKEAMEDKRNEVEALEHRVRAAEEEFEKTKEVTTAQRMASDAQVEKMEKELAKMRASLSESVQLLEQREMTTNIEYEQLTLKANSLREELHTEIMRMLNDVIKFKMHVQKSLEEYEAFVADELEHELGSEDIMRDDDGNDVDGDS, from the exons ATGTCGCAAGATCAGGGGCTTTGGAGTGTCCGCAGAGCTAGGGAG ACTCTGGGAAACCTTAACCTCAACTCTGCCATCCCACAACCACCATCAGCCATGAAGCGCTCGAGCTCAATAACCGGGCAGGGTGCGCCGTACACCGCCGGCCACTCACGCTCGCTCTCGGGCTCACGGCAGTCCCTCGCCATGTCGCGCCCTAGCCAGCCCGTCTTCCAACGCACGTCGACCGGCGCCAGCGCCGGCGAGTTCGGCCTGTCGTCCGTCAAACGGCCTTCGTCCTACCAGAATCATACCAGTACCTTCAGCAACAGCAAGGGCTTGACACCGGGCGGCCGCGCCTCGGTAGACAACAGAGATAGGAGGAGCAGTGTCTACCAACCCCGTGCCGGCGGTGCTGCCCCGTCAGGTGGCCATCAGAGCTTTTTCCAACAGGCGCCGCAGCCAGCTGGCGTACCAAAAGACCCGAGGCCGCTCAAGGACCGATCATACCAGAACCGCATCGGTCAAGAGCTGCTCGACTACTTGACGCAGCACAACTTTGAGTTGGACATGAACCACAACCTCTCGCAGAATGTGATAAAGTCGCCGACGCAAAAGGACTTTAACTATATATTCCAGTGGCTCTATAACCGTATCGACCCTAGCTACAAGTTTATGAAGAATATCGACCAGGaggtgccgccgctgctcaaGCAGCTGAGGTACCCGTACGAAAAGGGCATCACCAAGAGTCAGATCGCGGCCGTGGGCGGTCAGAACTGGAGCACTTTCCTGGGCATGCTGCACTGGATGATGCAGTTGGCCCAAATGATCGAGGGTTTTGCTCTCAACCGCTACGCCGACGCCTGCCTCGAGGCCGGCGTTGACACCGTGGGGGATCACATTACATTCGACTTCCTTTCGGCTGCCTATGCTGAGTGGCTGGGTATGGACGACAGCGTTTCAGAGGAGGAGGCCGACAGGCTACTGAAGCCCCATATCGAAGAGATGGAGGCAGCTTTTGAGCAGGCCAACGCCAAGCACTTTGAGGAACTCCGGATGCTTGAAGCCGAAAACGCGAGGCTCTTGAAGGAGGTGGACGACCTACAAAAGTCTACACCTGACCCAGCCATCCTCGACCAGCACTTCAAGATCATGGAGGAGGACAAGGTCAAATTTGAGGAGTACAACCAGCTGGCGATTCAGAGGTCAGAAAAGTACGAGAACCGGATCCAGGTGCTGCAAGAGGAACTGGAAAAGGTCATGGtcgagctggccgaggcggaggaggagcggCGCAGCCTGCAAAAGGCGGTAGACGACCAGGGGATCAGCATGCAGGATATCGACCGCATGGCATCCGAACGGGAGCGTCTGCAAAAGACAATCGAGTCCGCCGGGCAGCGGCTCGAGGACGTCAAGAGGAAGGTTTCGGAGAAGGAGCTCGAGGCGAGCCAGAAGCTCGAAGAGCTTGAGAGGATGGTTGATCGCTACAACACTGTAGCGTACCAGATCGGCCTCATCCCTGCGACGGCTGTCAACGCCAAGGGTCAAGACCTGGAGTTGCACGTCACGGTAAACTCAGGCCCGAGCTTCTCGGGCTCGTCGGCATCGGCATCGCAGCTCAAGGGCTCGTACACGGGCGGCAGCATGGAGAACGAACGGCTGCTGGTGGACCCGGTCACGGGCTATCAGCCGGCGCACGTGCTGAGCCTCGACCTCCGGGGTCAAGTCAGGAGCATGTTGACGTCGCTGCGTAAGGAGATATCGGAGCGTCGTGGGCAAGCCATGGACACCATGATGAAGGACCACGACCTGCTAGACAGCATCAAGGAAGCCATGGAGGACAAGCGCAACGAGGTCGAGGCGCTCGAACACCGTGTACGTGCGGCTGAGGAGGAGTTTGAAAAGACAAAGGAAGTGACCACGGCGCAGCGTATGGCGTCAGATGCGCAAGTCGAGAAGATGGAAaaggagctggccaagatgcGCGCGAGCCTTTCAGAATCTGTGCAGCTGTTGGAGCAGCGGGAGATGACGACCAATATTGA ATACGAGCAGTTGACGCTCAAGGCCAACTCGCTGCGCGAGGAGCTCCACACCGAGATCATGCGCATGCTCAACGACGTGATTAAGTTCAAGATGCACGTACAAAAGAGCCTCGAGGAGTACGAAGCCTTTGTGGCCGATGAGCTGGAGCATGAACTAGGGAGCGAGGACATTATGAGGGATGATGATGGCAACGATGTTGATGGTGATTCATGA